The Halonatronomonas betaini nucleotide sequence AGATTCTTTAAATGGAAATATCTTTACCCTTTAATCTAGTCGAATTCAAAATAACACTTATAGAACTAATTGTCATAGCACCAGCAGCAATTATTGGATTAAGGAAACCTAAGGCTGCAACTGGAATCGCTACTGTATTATAGATAAAGGCCCAGAATAAATTCTGCTTGATTGTAGAGAAAGTATAGCGACTTAATTTAAATCCAGAGACAACTGCACTCAATTCTCCTCTAACCAGAGTTAAATCTGATGATTCAATCGCAATATCAGTACCGGTACCGATTGCAATTCCAACATTAGCCTGTTTTAAAGCAGGTGCATCATTGATACCATCACCAACCATGGCCACAATCTCACCCTGAGACTGAAGCTTTTTAACCTCTGATGACTTATCATCAGGCATGACTTCAGATATTACCCTGTCTATACCAACTTCATCAGCAATCGCTTTAGCAGTTCTTGCATTATCTCCGGTGATCATAATAGTCGTTAAACCCATCTTCTTGAATTCAGCAATAGCTGCAACTGAATCATCTTTTAAAGTATCAGCAACTGCAATAATTCCAGCTGCCCTGCCATCATAAGCCACAAGCATTGCTGTTTTTGCCTCTTCTTCAAAACCGATAACTTTCTCCTTTAAATCTTCAATATCAATATTTTCTTCTTCCATTAATCTCTGATTACCAACCAGGATATCTTTACCATTTATGCTGGCTTTAATGCCTCGACCAACGACTGCTTCAAAGTCTGATATCTCTTTAAATTCAAGACCTTTCTCTTCAGCCCTCTTAAAGATTGCATCTCCTAGAGGATGTTCAGATGACTTCTCTGCACTGGCAGCCAGCTGGAGTACCTCATTTTCATTATAATCACCAACAGCTACAATATCAGTAACCTCAGGTTCACCTTTAGTAATTGTTCCTGTCTTATCCAGAACAATCGCTGTTATATCCTTCATTGTCTGAACAGCTTCTCCATCCCGGATTAATACTCCATTTTCAGCGCCTTTACCTGTACCAACCATTAGAGCAGTTGGAGTTGCAAGGCCTAAAGCACAGGGACAGGCAATAACTAAAACGGCGATACTGGCAAAGATAGCATTAGTAACAATATCTGCTCCACCAAAGATCATCCAGAGAATAAAGGTTAAAATTGAAAGCCCAATAACTGTTGGCACAAAATAAGATGTTACCTTATCAGCAAATGCCTGAATCGGAACTTTAGTTCCCTGGGCCTCTTCAACCATTTTAATTACCTGTGAAAGGAAAGTATCCTGGCCAACTTTTGTCGCTTTAACCTTTAAAGCTCCCTGTTTATTAATCGTTCCACCAATTACTTCATCGCCTTCTGACTTTTCAACAGGCATCGATTCACCTGTTGCCATTGACTCATCAATTGCACTCCTGCCACTGATAACAGTACCATCAGTCGGAATCTTCTCCCCAGGTTTAACAATCATAATATCATCAATTTCAACATCTTCCACTGGAACCTCGATTTCATCACCGTCGACTTCTATTCTGGCTGTATCAGCCCCTAGCTCTAAAAGTTTCTTGATTGCCTGAGAAGCCCGACCCTTGGCCTTGGCTTCCAGAAAACGGCCAATTAAATGGAATGCCATAATACCGGCAGCCAGCCCAAAGAAACGATCTACATCAAAGAAGAAAGCCGAAACTCCATAGCCAAAAGCTGCAAAGGTACCAAGAGTTATCAACACATCCATATTGGCACTGCCATGACGGAGAGAATTAAAGGCACCTTTATGGGTCTCATAGCCAAGAATAAATACAACAGGGAAAGCTAGAGTTGCCTCAATCAATCCTTGCACCCAGCCAGCTACAGGTAGCGAATAGCCAAATAAATTTCCAAACATCAAAATAAATACTGGAATGGTCAATGCAAATGCAGCCATGACCTTCTTTCTGGCATCTGTATATTCCCTTTCTTCCTGATCTATTTCTCCAGATTCTTCTGATACTTCTTCCTGTTTCAACTGATATCCAGCATCTTCTATAGCCTTGATCATCTCTTTTTTGCCAACAAGATCAGGCATATACTCAACCATGCCTTTCTCTGTTGCAAAATTAATATTAACTTTTAAAATACCATCCAGCTTAGCAATATTCTTTTCAATTGCCTGAGCACAGGATGAACAGCTCATCCCGGCAATCGGTAACTCAATCTTACTCTTTTTAATTTTATACCCACTTTTCTCAACAATTTCTTCTAAATCATCAAAGCCAATACTTTCAGGATTATATGATATTGTTGCCTTCTCTGTATTTATATTTACTGAAGCTTCACTGATGCCATCAGTATCAGCAAGAGTATTCTCAACAGCCTGAGAGCAGGATGCACAGGTCATACCCATTACAGAAAAAGTTATTTTCTTAGTAGACATACTTTACTCCTCCTTATAAAGCTAATTTATATACCCCCTATGGGATTCTATAATTAGTATATGTATTCTTAGTAAGATTGTCAAGTATTATACAAAAATAAATTAAAAAACCCCTGATTTAGATGCTGAAAACACCAGATCAGGGGATTATCAAAATTTTATTGATTATTGTAATGCATCAAGCTCAAAGTAACTATCAGGAATCTCATAATCAAATTCAATCTCTTTTATCTCATAAATCGTTTCTGTACTCTGACGGATCTTATCTTCCATTACCATCCTTATCTGCAGCCAGCGATCTTCAATAATCTCTTCGACCTCCTCAACCTCCATAACTTTCAAAAGTCTACCTTCTCTGGCAAACATCTCTTCTTTTAAAACTACATACCTTTCAGCATCGACATAAAAATTTCGCCGATAATAAGCAACCTCTTCGCCATCCCTGACTATACCTTCAACAACATAAACTGGTCGGTCCTGAAAAGTTTCTTCAGCAATAATTTCAAAGTAATACAGATCGGCCAGTCGCTCAGATTCCAGGGCATCCTGATAAGAAAAGTCACTTCCCATCATTCCCTGCTCCAGCATATGACCGGAGATTCTAATTAAATCCTCTGCATCAGGAAAATACATCCATAATTCATTGTCCAGCATCAAATACCTGGTCCCCCGATCTCTCGGATTAGTAAATTCAACATTAGCACTGGTCTCCTGACCATCACTCCTTAAATAAGTGGTTAGCTCCTTAATAGACTCTCTCCTTCCATCGATTATCGTCATAACAGATTCAAGCCGAACTGAATCTAAAAATTGATTCTGATCAACCAATTCCATTATTTCTCTCCCTGATAAGTCATCAGCATAAACTTCCGAAATATTAAACTGAAAAGTTATAGTAACTGCCATAATGAAAACCACCATTCCAATAAATTTATTTAGCTTATTCATTTTAATACCTCCATAAATTATTATGCATCTACTTTTAAAGCTTCTACCGGATTGAGTCTTGAAGCCTTCCAGGCCGGATAAAGACAGGCAATCGTTACAATGACAGCTCCAAATAAAAAACTAATAACTAAATTCTCAAAACTATGAACAGGATAAAATGCAGTATCTACCAGCATATCTGTTCCTGCAACTGTATCGGCATAGGATTCAACATGAAGTCCATTCATCGATAAATAATAAGTCAAAAACCCTCCTGACAATACTCCGATCAGACTTCCTAAAACACCGATAAACGATCCTTCAAAAATGAA carries:
- a CDS encoding heavy metal translocating P-type ATPase, which encodes MSTKKITFSVMGMTCASCSQAVENTLADTDGISEASVNINTEKATISYNPESIGFDDLEEIVEKSGYKIKKSKIELPIAGMSCSSCAQAIEKNIAKLDGILKVNINFATEKGMVEYMPDLVGKKEMIKAIEDAGYQLKQEEVSEESGEIDQEEREYTDARKKVMAAFALTIPVFILMFGNLFGYSLPVAGWVQGLIEATLAFPVVFILGYETHKGAFNSLRHGSANMDVLITLGTFAAFGYGVSAFFFDVDRFFGLAAGIMAFHLIGRFLEAKAKGRASQAIKKLLELGADTARIEVDGDEIEVPVEDVEIDDIMIVKPGEKIPTDGTVISGRSAIDESMATGESMPVEKSEGDEVIGGTINKQGALKVKATKVGQDTFLSQVIKMVEEAQGTKVPIQAFADKVTSYFVPTVIGLSILTFILWMIFGGADIVTNAIFASIAVLVIACPCALGLATPTALMVGTGKGAENGVLIRDGEAVQTMKDITAIVLDKTGTITKGEPEVTDIVAVGDYNENEVLQLAASAEKSSEHPLGDAIFKRAEEKGLEFKEISDFEAVVGRGIKASINGKDILVGNQRLMEEENIDIEDLKEKVIGFEEEAKTAMLVAYDGRAAGIIAVADTLKDDSVAAIAEFKKMGLTTIMITGDNARTAKAIADEVGIDRVISEVMPDDKSSEVKKLQSQGEIVAMVGDGINDAPALKQANVGIAIGTGTDIAIESSDLTLVRGELSAVVSGFKLSRYTFSTIKQNLFWAFIYNTVAIPVAALGFLNPIIAAGAMTISSISVILNSTRLKGKDISI
- a CDS encoding outer membrane lipoprotein-sorting protein; this translates as MNKLNKFIGMVVFIMAVTITFQFNISEVYADDLSGREIMELVDQNQFLDSVRLESVMTIIDGRRESIKELTTYLRSDGQETSANVEFTNPRDRGTRYLMLDNELWMYFPDAEDLIRISGHMLEQGMMGSDFSYQDALESERLADLYYFEIIAEETFQDRPVYVVEGIVRDGEEVAYYRRNFYVDAERYVVLKEEMFAREGRLLKVMEVEEVEEIIEDRWLQIRMVMEDKIRQSTETIYEIKEIEFDYEIPDSYFELDALQ